The genomic window CTGTCCTACGGCATCGAGGACAGCGTTGATGAGTTCATGCTCCTGGTGGAATCTCAGTCCAACTGCGAGCTGCATGGATTTAAGGGGTTTATTTATAGGAGCATCAACTTGTTGACGACGATCAACACTCGGCATAAGGTCGCCAAGGAGTTCCGAGGCCTCAAGAGGCGTGTCATGGAGGTGAGCGAGCGACGTGTGAGGTACAAGATTGATGATGCTGTCTCAAACCCAAACAATACAACCATAGACATTCGCCTGCTGGCACTCTATGCGGACACAGCGGGCCTTGTGGGTATTGACGGGCCGAGGGATGAATTAATTCGGCTGATGGCATGTGAAGAGGGTGGTTCTGCACAACAGATGAAGGTCCTCTCTATTGTGGGATTTGGAGGGCTTGGTAAGACTACATTGGCGAACCAGATTTACCACAAGCAAAAGCCGCAGTACCAGTGTCATGCTTTTGTTTCCGTATCCCAGAAACCAAACATAAGAATGATTTTGAGAAGAATGCTCTCTCAAGTTGGCTATGTAGCGCCCGATGGAACCAACACGGAAATATGGGCTGAGGACGAACTGATCAATGCACTCAGAAAATTCCTTAAGAATAAGAGGTAGGCCTCCGTAATTGACTGTAAGAGTCTTGTTTGGTCTTGTAACTGTTCTTTTTATCTTCCTAGCACACTTTTGGCGAAATTTCTGTACCCTCTATAGAGGTCCTGGTTGAAAAGCTAGAATGCAAGATCTTTTTTTATCTATTCTGAAAATAAAGTTCCAGAAATAATCTTGGTTCTCACAAATGCGGACAGAAAATTCAACTTTAACCACTAGTACTTCATTACATAGACAAGTATAGTTGCATTTTCAACAGTCCACTGATAAAGGTTCTTTTTGGTGTTTTGGCTGTTTAAGACGCAGTTGCAGAGACTGAGTATAATTTACTTTTGCCTATAGTTTAATATTGCCTCGTACTTATTGTAGTTTATATGAAATAATTTTGCAGGTACTTGATTGTAATTGATGACATTTGGGATGAAACTACATGGAATGTTATTAGATGCGCTTTTCCAAAAAACATGGATGGTAGCATGATAATAACAACTACCCGAATTAATAATGTGGCTACAGCTTGCTGCTGCAACCAACAGGGCTATGTTTACCAGATGAAGTCACTAAGCAACGAAGACTCAAGAAAGCTTTTTTTCAAAAGAGTATTTGGTTCAGAGCATGCTTGCCCTATGTACTTGGAGGAAGTTTCAGCTCAAATTTTAAAAAGATGTGGCGGCATGCCTCTTGCAATTGTGACTATATCTAGCCTTTTGGCTAGTGAACGAAGCAAAGTGAAGGAGCATTGGGTGCATGTAATGAATTCTCTGGGCCCCAATTTTGAGTTGAATCCAACGTTGGAAGGAATGAGGCAAATACTGAGCCTTAGTTACATAAATCTTCCTCATTATTTGAAGACATGCATGCTATATTTGGGTATGTATCCAGAAGACTATATAATATGGAAAAATGATTTGGTCAGGCAATGGGTAGCCCAAGGTTTTGTAAGTAAAGCACAGGGGCAATATCCAGAGGACGTTGCAGAGGGCTATTTTAACGAGCTAGTTAACAGAGGCATCATTCAGCCAGTTGATACCGATCATAATAATGAAGTGTTATCTTGCAGACTGCATGATATGATGCTTGACCTTATTATACACAAGTGCAGAGAAGAAAATTTTATCACTGCAACAGATGACATCCAAGACATGATAGGTTTGTCTGACAAGGTCCGCCGACTCTCCCTCTATCTGGACGGTATAATAGATGGCACAATATTGGAAACCACCCAGCTCTCACAAGTAAGAGCACTTGCCAGATTTGGTAACTCTGCATATGCACCTCCTCTTGAAGTTCAAGCATCTCCGAGTTTTAAGTCTTGAATTTCGGTGGCAGATACCTGACCTCACTGGAATATCTCATTTGTTCCAACTAAGGTATCTGAAAATTAAAGGAGATGGTAAATTTCAAGTTCCGTCAGATGTTGTTCATTTGGGCCAGTTGCAGCACCTGATCGTCCCTCGTAGGACAAATTTACCCAATGGAATTGGCAACATGAAATCTTTACGTACACTGGAAGAGTTTGATGTGGGCTTGAATTCTACAGACAACATCAGAGACCTCAGGCATCTCATCAATTTAAGGGATCTTCGGATATGTGATGATCGTCCGAGGAAATTTCGAATACCTGATGGTCTTTACaacatggatgcattgcatgaCATGGAAAGAAGACAGCGTTTGGATGTTTTGACATGTTCCCTTGAAAAACTTTGCGACCTCAGATATCTGCACATGGATTCTAACATCAAAGTTAGTTATGTGTTGAGTTCGCTATTTCTTCGGAGGCTTCATATGCTGTGTCCGTTTCCGAAGGTTCCTAACGCGATTGGAGAGCTCCATAACCTCTTTGATCTTGATCTCACAATTGAGGTGTTGGAAGATGATATTGCAATCCTTGCGCAGTTGCAATCTCTTAACCGCCTTAAATTGCAAATCGAAGGGAAACCTGAAACTGAAGAGAAGGTAGTCATTTGTAGAAAGGGATTCCCTTTTCTCAAGCATTTTTGGCTATTCTGCTTCAGGATGTCACAACTAACTTTTGAGGCAGGGACAATGCCCAATCTTGAAAAGCTCGAGGTAAGAATCAATTCGCCTTACGGTGCTGCACCTACGGGCATCGAGCACCTATTAGGCCTCAAGGAAATCCTTGTAATTATTGGGGGATGTGGTGACGAGGGATCCTGCAGTACAAGAGCTGCACTGTCAGCGTTAAGGAAGGCCATTGATATGCGCTCAAGTCGTCCTACAGCTAACATTAAGTGTATTGGCAGTTGGCTGTTCCTTGGGCACCTACCCGATGGCTTCAGCTGGAGGAAGTACGGCCAGAGAGATATCCTTGACGCCAAGCACCCGAGGTTACCAAAGGCTTCTTCTGAACTCACCTGAAACTAACATTTTTCTTTCCTGGTTGCATGTGCTGCATGTGGGAGGCTGACCATGTTTCTTGTTAAATTGAACTCTTGCAGAAGTTACTACCAATGCTCTGGACGGAAATCGGAGGGATGCCGAGCGACCAAGCATGTGCAGCGCACAGACGATTGCGATGAGCTCTTCCATGTCGTGTATAAACGAAAGCACACGTGTACACAGTGCATGATCCCGCTGCCACAACCTGGACAGGAGCAGACCATCCAGGTGCCCCAGCCCACATAACGGCATTCCCACCCATAAACGAGGCACACGAAAAAGCTAAAAAGTAGAGTGAAGCCAGTCATTACGCTGGTAAGCATCATTTTGTATCTCGGTTTGTCAAGTGTTGCTTcctttcatttttatttatttcacTTCGAtgtaatatatactccctccgttccctaatataagaccttttagctaTTTCAAAATATTGACCACATGCATGCTAAAATGAGTGAACAATCATACTGAAATGTGTCTACATACATACGAATCAAGAAAaagctaaaaggtcttatattaaggaacggagggagtagttgtttagAAGTTCACCACCTGTACCCGACAGCTTAATCGGGTCTGATTCTATATTCAGTTAATTTCCAATACAGCAATGTGATGGACTGGTGGTGTAACCTTATTTCAGCAGAGCAATTGTCTCCTGCTGCGTGCTCGTGCTGTTGTGCCGTCCTGTTCGATTATAGCATCAATGGTATAGCTTCTAAATGATCCTCCGCAGTCATAGAATACATTGATTTTTACTGTActttattactc from Triticum aestivum cultivar Chinese Spring chromosome 3B, IWGSC CS RefSeq v2.1, whole genome shotgun sequence includes these protein-coding regions:
- the LOC123064419 gene encoding disease resistance protein RGA5-like is translated as MEAAVVSVSQGAIGAVLAKLGGLLAGEYTLLKEARGEIMFLKAELESMRVFLERMSEAEEEPDKQAKCWANEVRDLSYGIEDSVDEFMLLVESQSNCELHGFKGFIYRSINLLTTINTRHKVAKEFRGLKRRVMEVSERRVRYKIDDAVSNPNNTTIDIRLLALYADTAGLVGIDGPRDELIRLMACEEGGSAQQMKVLSIVGFGGLGKTTLANQIYHKQKPQYQCHAFVSVSQKPNIRMILRRMLSQVGYVAPDGTNTEIWAEDELINALRKFLKNKRYLIVIDDIWDETTWNVIRCAFPKNMDGSMIITTTRINNVATACCCNQQGYVYQMKSLSNEDSRKLFFKRVFGSEHACPMYLEEVSAQILKRCGGMPLAIVTISSLLASERSKVKEHWVHVMNSLGPNFELNPTLEGMRQILSLSYINLPHYLKTCMLYLGMYPEDYIIWKNDLVRQWVAQGFVSKAQGQYPEDVAEGYFNELVNRGIIQPVDTDHNNEVLSCRLHDMMLDLIIHKCREENFITATDDIQDMIGLSDKVRRLSLYLDGIIDGTILETTQLSQVRALARFGNSAYAPPLEIPDLTGISHLFQLRYLKIKGDGKFQVPSDVVHLGQLQHLIVPRRTNLPNGIGNMKSLRTLEEFDVGLNSTDNIRDLRHLINLRDLRICDDRPRKFRIPDGLYNMDALHDMERRQRLDVLTCSLEKLCDLRYLHMDSNIKVSYVLSSLFLRRLHMLCPFPKVPNAIGELHNLFDLDLTIEVLEDDIAILAQLQSLNRLKLQIEGKPETEEKVVICRKGFPFLKHFWLFCFRMSQLTFEAGTMPNLEKLEVRINSPYGAAPTGIEHLLGLKEILVIIGGCGDEGSCSTRAALSALRKAIDMRSSRPTANIKCIGSWLFLGHLPDGFSWRKYGQRDILDAKHPRSYYQCSGRKSEGCRATKHVQRTDDCDELFHVVYKRKHTCTQCMIPLPQPGQEQTIQVPQPT